A region from the Coprothermobacter sp. genome encodes:
- a CDS encoding restriction endonuclease, with protein MEQNDADVKGDSHDDSALLLLGIDYNSEPRPPSLSFPRRRESSLVPVGSVYSSSTSSVSAYLHSFSKKDARRIRFRRDSLTNPPIGYSSGVGHCGGGEMLSAYLGITDNNWFDYLRRNQITDEVNFWIPSAPPRKLIEPGTLWLLKLHSPLDFIAGAGVFMHYSVFPLQMAWDAFCDHNGAPTLDAFRNAIMRHKQPGADSWNTDVGCAVLDQVVYLPRELWVPCHTGSLVSGKHMASADDQTIVRQVLRNLELTPSTPQVHALPFYSSDYTPQYALREVRQGQGTFRVEVTDAYHRQCAVSREHSLPVLEAAHIIEWSDTHTNDVTNGILLRADIHKLFDAGYVTIDPDGYRFVVSKRLKEDYDNGKEYYQLHGSRILLPDDEEAWPSKAALDAHNSGGFRVYGNGG; from the coding sequence ATGGAGCAAAACGATGCCGATGTCAAGGGCGATAGTCACGACGACAGTGCGCTGCTATTGCTTGGAATAGACTACAATTCTGAGCCGAGGCCTCCTTCTCTGTCATTCCCGCGCAGGCGGGAATCCAGTCTCGTCCCTGTTGGATCGGTGTACAGTTCTTCTACTTCGTCGGTGTCAGCATACTTGCACTCCTTTTCGAAGAAGGATGCGAGGCGTATCAGATTCCGACGGGACTCATTGACAAACCCGCCAATCGGCTACAGTAGTGGTGTCGGCCATTGTGGAGGAGGAGAGATGCTGTCGGCCTACCTTGGCATTACGGACAACAACTGGTTTGACTACTTGCGGCGGAACCAGATCACCGACGAGGTGAACTTCTGGATTCCCAGCGCTCCGCCACGCAAGCTCATCGAACCTGGGACGCTCTGGCTCCTCAAGCTCCACAGCCCTCTCGACTTCATCGCGGGCGCGGGCGTGTTCATGCACTACTCAGTCTTTCCCCTCCAGATGGCCTGGGATGCCTTTTGCGATCACAACGGAGCACCGACGCTGGACGCGTTCCGAAACGCCATTATGCGGCACAAGCAACCCGGTGCAGATTCATGGAACACCGACGTGGGGTGTGCAGTCCTCGATCAGGTCGTCTACTTGCCCCGCGAGCTCTGGGTTCCGTGTCACACTGGCAGTCTCGTGAGTGGCAAGCATATGGCCAGCGCCGACGATCAGACTATCGTGCGACAGGTACTCCGCAACTTGGAACTGACCCCATCGACGCCGCAGGTTCATGCACTGCCCTTCTACAGCTCTGACTACACGCCGCAGTATGCCCTGCGTGAGGTCCGTCAAGGCCAGGGGACGTTCCGCGTCGAAGTGACCGATGCCTATCATCGTCAGTGTGCAGTCAGCAGAGAGCACTCGCTGCCCGTCCTTGAAGCCGCGCATATCATCGAATGGTCCGACACACATACCAACGACGTCACCAACGGTATCCTCCTGCGTGCCGACATCCACAAGCTGTTCGATGCCGGCTACGTCACTATCGACCCTGACGGCTACCGGTTTGTGGTCAGCAAGCGCCTCAAAGAAGACTACGACAACGGCAAGGAGTACTACCAGCTTCACGGTTCGCGCATCCTGCTGCCGGACGATGAGGAGGCGTGGCCCAGTAAGGCAGCGCTGGATGCGCACAATAGTGGCGGCTTCCGAGTGTACGGGAATGGAGGATAA